From Haemorhous mexicanus isolate bHaeMex1 chromosome 2, bHaeMex1.pri, whole genome shotgun sequence, the proteins below share one genomic window:
- the MPC2 gene encoding mitochondrial pyruvate carrier 2: MAAAAAGLRASYHRMLDRIELMLPPRFRPFYNHPAGPKTVFFWAPVMKWGLVGAGLADMARPAEKLSTAQSAVLMATGLIWSRYSLVIIPKNWSLFAVNFFVGCAGGSQLFRIWRYNQELKAQKQVQ, from the exons atggccgccgccgccgcgggacTCCGCGCCTCCTACCACCGCATGCTCGACCGCATCGAGCTCATGCTGCCGCCGCGGTTCCGGCCCTTCTACAACCACCCAGCGG GTCCCAAAACAGTGTTTTTCTGGGCACCTGTTATGAAATGG GGCTTGGTGGGGGCTGGACTGGCTGACATGGCCAGACCAGCAGAgaagctcagcacagcacagtctGCAGTACTCATGGCCACAG GCCTTATTTGGTCAAGGTACTCTCTGGTGATTATCCCTAAAAACTGGAGTCTGTTTGCTGTGAACTTctttgttggctgtgctggtggTTCCCAGCTTTTCCGAATATGGAG GTATAATCAGGAGTTAAAAGCACAAAAGCAAGTGCAATAA